Proteins co-encoded in one Nicotiana sylvestris chromosome 7, ASM39365v2, whole genome shotgun sequence genomic window:
- the LOC138872847 gene encoding uncharacterized protein: protein MAVDDENVTTADNASHASSDDEFEEGATVAVTHPLYLSSGDISGISLISFQLTGTDNYSLWYRSMRISLLGRNKLGIVDGSGIAYATSAQTVWLDLHERFEKVNDTRCYNLHKKTTTLYQGTSSISFYYSKLKDLWDESESVIHTPGCDCAKSKKFIVHLQKQKIYQFLTGLNDSYSQAISQILMMKPLQTVNQTYAMLMSDESQWAIAASAGMLGHPSTMNANTYDSTSLYSAKSNYNPKFRKTIMFSVRKNERS from the exons ATGGCGGTCGATGATGAAAATGTAACTACTGCCGATAATGCATCACATGCTTCATCAGATGATGAATTTGAGGAAGGTGCTACAGTAGCGGTTACTCATCCTCTGTACCTTTCTTCTGGTGATATAAGCGGTATTTCCTTGATTTCATTTCAGTTAACTGGAACTGATAACTACTCCTTATGGTATCGATCTATGCGAATTTCTCTACTTGGTCGCAATAAGCTAGGAATTGTTGATGGCAG TGGCATAGCTTATGCCACCAGTGCACAAACAGTGTGGTTGGATCTACATGAGAGATTTGAAAAGGTAAATGATACTCGTTGCTACAATTTACACAAGAAAACAACCACTTTGTATCAAGGTACCTCCTCTATCTCTTTCTATTATTCAAAACTTAAAGATCTCTGGGATGAATCTGAGTCTGTAATACATACCCCTGGGTGTGATTGTGCCAAATCAAAGAAGTTTATTGTGCATCTACAAAAACAAAAGATATATCAATTTTTAACGGGCCTAAATGACTCTTACTCACAAGCTATTAGTCAAATTCTTATGATGAAGCCCTTACAAACAGTAAATCAAACTTATGCAATGCTTATGAGTGATGAGAGTCAATGGGCTATAGCTGCATCAGCTGGTATGTTAGGTCATCCTTCTACTATGAATGCAAATACCTATGACTCAACATCACTCTATAGTGCTAAGTCCAACTATAATCCAAAGTTTAGAAAGACTATAATGTTCAGTGTGAGGAAAAATGAAAGGTCATAG